The following proteins are co-located in the Rattus norvegicus strain BN/NHsdMcwi chromosome 19, GRCr8, whole genome shotgun sequence genome:
- the LOC134483566 gene encoding uncharacterized protein LOC134483566, translating into MFSRLRKRFGRGNVDSGETRVKESGLSSQSNDGQRQHFWGMWNAGRETSSPGTELSENQAKKEKERLIKELQLITEERNDLRDRLRFLTERSMKNRSHFRPNPYYEDLERMEEAVMSILHNLEMENTEVHENNHKLKKEITFSRNLLSQLLMENTCRKKLVPLKQESKEVHLDCALNQKYLVDFNKKDKDHQRTEPALSGRDLLA; encoded by the exons atgttttcccgtcttcgcaagcgttttgggagggggaacgtcgattctggagagactagagtgaaggagtctggcctttcgtctcaaagtaatgatggacaaagacagcacttctggggaatgtgga acgctgggagagaaacatcatcccctggcactgaactaagcgagaatcaggccaagaaggaaaaggagaggctgattaaagagctgcagctcattaccgaggagagaaatgacctgagagatcgcctgaggtttctgacagagagatccatgaagaacag gtcacacttcaggccaaatccatattatgaagacctggagagaatggaggaggcggtcatgtcaattctgcacaacttagagatggagaacactgaggtccatgagaacaaccataagctgaagaaggagattaccttctctag aaacctgctcagccagctcctgatggagaacacatgtaggaagaagttggtcccactgaagcaggagagcaaggaggtacatcttgattgtgcactgaaccagaaatatttggttgactttaacaagaaagataaagaccatcaacggacagaaccagcattatcaggtagggacctgttagcttaa